The Takifugu flavidus isolate HTHZ2018 chromosome 17, ASM371156v2, whole genome shotgun sequence genome contains a region encoding:
- the si:ch211-140b10.6 gene encoding protein POLR1D-like — translation MAEDNELEKRAIEELLKETDRARMRAETMGPTGWLKCPLQSTNKRFLLNTLRPTGTQKHTAETVDDPAASRRRSRSNSLDRKRDRSRSPFRDHTSKGGNTDHKHHQRDSCNNKDKRRDGDRERSYRHKDNREWRHGRDKAKD, via the exons ATGGCAGAGGATAATGAACTGGAGAA GCGCGCCAtagaggagctgctgaaggagaccgACAGAGCTCGGATGAGAGCTGAGACCATGGGGCCGACAGGATG GTTGAAATGTCCACTCCAGAGCACCAACAAGCGCTTCCTCCTCAATACTTTGCGCCCTACAGGCACGCAGAAACACACCGCTGAGACTGTGGATGATCCCGCCGCCTCTAGGCGGCGCTCAAGAAGCAATTCCCTGGACAGAAAACGCGACCGCAGCAGGTCACCTTTCAGAGATCACACAAGCAAAGGGGGGAACACTGATCATAAACACCATCAGAGGGACAGCTGTAATAACAAAGATAAGAGGCGGGATGGAGACAGAGAAAGGAGTTACAGgcacaaagacaacagagaGTGGAGACATGGGAGGGACAAAGCCAAAGACTGA
- the pdx1 gene encoding pancreas/duodenum homeobox protein 1, with translation MNREEHYYPAQVFKDSCAYQRSQAEDYSHSPPPCLYMSRQVHSVYTPPTMGALEQTNLSDIVPSYSLPMREDPSAAQLHHPLGLQQQHVPPAAGYSDTGEQSRYTLPFPWMKTTKSHSHTWKGQWTGSYVMAETEENKRTRTAYTRAQLLELEKEFLFNRYISRPRRVELALTLSLTERHIKIWFQNRRMKWKKEEDRRRVRGTEPDQDSSITSGDQADVAAGVTSTNGPQTATPPVSPLRGHSLSVPRSQEPA, from the exons ATGAATCGGGAAGAACACTATTACCCTGCTCAGGTTTTTAAAGACTCCTGTGCGTACCAGAGATCTCAGGCGGAGGACTACAGTCACAGTCCGCCACCGTGCCTCTACATGAGCAGGCAGGTTCACTCGGTCTACACACCTCCGACCATGGGAGCTTTGGAACAGACCAACCTTTCTGATATCGTCCCGTCTTACTCTCTACCCATGCGGGAGGATCCAAGCGCGGCTCAACTTCATCACCCTCtgggcctgcagcagcagcatgtacCCCCGGCTGCAGGGTACTCTGACACGGGGGAGCAGAGCAGATATACCCTTCCTTTTCCCTGGATGAAAACCACCAAatctcactcacacacctggAAAGGACAGTGGACAG GTTCCTACGTGATGGCGgaaacagaggaaaacaaacgCACGAGGACAGCCTACACGCGCGCGCAGCTGCTCGAGCTCGAGAAGGAGTTCCTCTTCAACCGCTACATCTCGAGACCGCGGCGCGTGGAGCTCGCGCTGACCCTGAGCCTGACAGAGCGCCACATTAAGATCTGGTTCCAGAATCGACGCATGAagtggaagaaagaggaggaccGCCGGAGGGTGAGGGGCACCGAGCCGGACCAGgactcctccatcacctccggAGACCAGGCGGACGTGGCCGCCGGGGTCACTTCCACAAACGGACCCCAAACCGCAACACCCCCCGTGTCGCCCCTCCGCGGTCACTCTCTCTCCGTCCCGAGGTCTCAGGAGCCCGCCTAG